A part of Misgurnus anguillicaudatus chromosome 6, ASM2758022v2, whole genome shotgun sequence genomic DNA contains:
- the ppip5k1b gene encoding inositol hexakisphosphate and diphosphoinositol-pentakisphosphate kinase 1 isoform X11 translates to MSESKQVACDGGLPRFMIGCENDESKELDVIDMRDISRSYGEDEDEDQSMEPQIVVGICSMMKKSNSKPMTEILERLCKFEYITVVIFSEEVILNEPVEKWPLCDCLISFHSKGFPLDKAVSYAKLRNPLLINDLNMQYFIQDRRQVYRILQEEGIDLPRYAVLNRDPDRPEECNLVESEDHVEVNGEIFHKPFVEKPVCAEDHNVYIYYPTSAGGGSQRLFRKIGSRSSVYSPESTVRKTGSYIYEEFMPTDGTDVKVYTVGPDYAHAEARKSPALDGKVERDSEGKEIRYPVMLTAMEKLVARKVCLAFKQTVCGFDLLRANGHSFVCDVNGFSFVKNSMKYYDDCAKVLGNMVMRELAPQFHIPWSIPMEAEDIPIVPTTSGTMMELRCVIAVIRHGDRTPKQKMKMEVRNALFFDLFEKYGGYKTGKLKLKKPKQLQEVLDIARQLLAELVQHNDCEIEEKKSKLEQLKTVLEMESSLNHNQYGHFSGINRKVQLTYLANRQPKASSGEEDSQKEGPSLLLVLKWGGELTPAGRVQAEELGRAFRCMYPGGQGDYAGFPGCGLLRLHSTYRHDLKIYASDEGRVQMTAAAFAKGLLALEGELTPILVQMVKSANMNGLLDSDSDSLTDCQQRVKARLHEIMQKNRDFSEEDYHKLAPTGSPSLVNSMEVIVNPVSICDQVYTLIQSLTSQICKRLEDPKSANLQLYHSETLELMLQRWSKLERDFRMKNGRYDISKIPDIYDCVKYDTQHNSSLGLEDMLELFRLSRALANIIIPQEYGLTKAEKLDIASAYCLPLMKKIQLDLQRTHEDEAVNKLHPLYSRGVMSPGRHVRTRLYFTSESHVHSLLNIFRYGGLLDELKDEQWKQAMDYLSAVTELNYMTQIVIMLYEDNNKDPSSEERFHVELHFSPGVKGCKDEDNAPMGFGFRPASSENHEKQTNPGSLEDLSQDEPDRAVVSEPISIQRKSPLIRNRKAGSMEVLSESNTSSRGAAFRIFPSTSRQSPEIKPSGLGAQCAGLFSASFPNLRDLSRAPRKKTASHRSLSSRGAKQINPIVNHEHLVWPNVQPELLSMPAVKRFSVSYARHPTNACLLVC, encoded by the exons ATGTCGGAGTCAAAGCAAGTGGCATGCGATGGTGGACTTCCTCGGTTCATGATTGGCTGTGAGAACGATGAGAGCAAAGAACTAGATGTTATAGACATGAGAGACATCTCAAGGTCTTATGGGGAGGATGAAGACGAGGATCAG TCAATGGAGCCTCAGATAGTGGTGGGGATCTGCTCCATGATGAAGAAATCTAACTCCAAACCAATGACTGAAATCCTGGAGAGACTCTGTAAATTTGAGTACATAACCGTAGTGATTTTTTCTGAGGAGGTTATTCTCAATGAACCAGTGGAGAAGTGGCCGCTGTGTGATTGCCTCATTTCTTTCCATTCCAAAG GATTTCCCCTTGACAAAGCAGTGAGTTATGCCAAACTACGAAACCCCCTCCTCATCAATGACCTCAACATGCAGTATTTTATTCAGGACAG GAGGCAAGTGTACAGGATTCTTCAGGAGGAGGGCATCGACCTTCCACGCTATGCAGTGTTGAACCGGGACCCTGACAGACCAGAGG AGTGTAACTTAGTCGAGAGTGAGGACCACGTTGAAGTGAATGGGGAAATATTTCACAAACCCTTTGTGGAGAAGCCTGTCTGCGCAGAAGACCACAATGTGTACATCTATTATCCAACATCAGCTGGTGGAGGCAGTCAACGCCTGTTTAGAAAG ATCGGCAGTCGGAGTAGTGTGTACTCTCCTGAAAGCACCGTTCGAAAGACTGGCTCGTATATCTATGAGGAATTCATGCCCACAGATGGAACGGATgtaaag GTTTACACAGTAGGACCTGATTATGCCCACGCAGAGGCCCGTAAGTCTCCCGCTCTAGATGGAAAAGTGGAGCGCGATAGTGAAGGAAAAGAGATTCGGTATCCTGTGATGCTTACCGCGATGGAAAAACTTGTGGCCAGAAAAGTGTGTCTTGCATTTAAG CAAACAGTTTGTGGTTTTGATCTCCTTCGAGCAAACGGGCATTCGTTCGTTTGTGACGTCAATGGTTTCAGCTTTGTAAAGAACTCCATGAAATACTATGACGATTGTGCCAAAGTTTTGGG AAACATGGTGATGCGAGAGCTGGCTCCTCAGTTCCACATTCCCTGGTCTATCCCTATGGAAGCAGAGGACATCCCTATTGTCCCGACTACCTCAGGAACCAT GATGGAACTCCGTTGTGTTATTGCTGTAATTCGGCATGGTGATCGGACGCCCAAACAGAAGATGAAGATGGAGGTTCGAAATGCCTT GTTTTTTGATCTGTTTGAAAAGTATGGCGGCTATAAGACTGGAAAACTCAAACTAAAGAAACCAAAACAACTCCAG GAAGTGCTGGACATTGCCCGTCAGCTCCTGGCAGAACTCGTCCAGCACAACGACTGCGAGATTGAAGAAAAGAAATCCAAACTCGAGCAACTAAAGACCGTTCTGGAGAT GGAATCCAGCCTGAACCATAATCA gtATGGCCATTTTTCAGGGATCAACAGGAAGGTACAGCTGACCTACCTGGCAAACAGGCAACCCAAAGCATCCAGTGGGGAAGAAg ATTCTCAGAAAGAGGGTCCATCCTTGCTCCTGGTTTTAAAGTGGGGAGGAGAGCTGACACCAGCAGGTAGAGTTCAGGCTGAGGAGCTTGGACGAGCCTTCCGTTGCATGTACCCTGGTGGACAAG GAGACTATGCTGGATTCCCTGGCTGTGGCCTTCTGCGTTTACACAGCACTTACCGACACGACCTCAAAATTTACGCTTCCGATGAGGGTCGAGTGCAAATGACTGCTGCAGCATTCGCTAAG GGTCTGTTAGCACTGGAAGGGGAGTTGACTCCAATCCTCGTTCAGATGGTCAAGAGCGCCAACATGAACGGACTGCTGGACAGTGACAGCGATTCCCTCACCGACTGCCAGCAGAGAGTCAAAGCTCGATTACACGAGATCATGCAGAAGAACAGAGACTTCAGTGAGGAAGACTACCATAAG CTGGCTCCAACCGGCAGCCCGTCTCTGGTGAACTCCATGGAGGTGATTGTTAATCCGGTCAGCATTTGTGACCAGGTTTACACCCTGATTCAGAGTCTCACTTCTCAAATCTGCAAAAGGCTGGAAGACCCCAAATCTGCAA ACCTGCAGCTGTACCACAGTGAGACTCTAGAGCTCATGCTTCAACGGTGGTCCAAACTGGAGCGAGACTTCCGCATGAAAAACGGCCGCTATGACATCAGCAAGATCCCGGACATCTACGACTGCGTAAAGTACGACACCCAGCACAACAGCTCTCTGGGGTTAGAGGACATGTTGGAGCTCTTCCGCCTCTCGAGAGCTCTCGCCAACATCATCATCCCTCAG GAGTATGGATTAACTAAAGCCGAAAAGCTGGACATTGCTAGTGCCTACTGCCTGCCTCTGATGAAAAAGATTCAACTGGATCTTCAAAGGACACATGAAGATGAAGCCGTCAACAAGCTCCACCCACT GTACTCGCGAGGAGTGATGTCACCGGGTCGGCATGTTCGGACCCGGCTTTATTTCACCAGTGAGAGCCACGTGCACTCCCTGCTTAATATCTTCCGCTATGGCGGCCTGTTAGAC GAGCTGAAAGATGAACAGTGGAAACAGGCTATGGACTACCTCAGTGCTGTAACTGAACTCAACTATATGACACAGATTGTTATAATGCTGTACGAGGATAATAACAAG GACCCTTCCTCGGAGGAACGCTTCCATGTAGAGTTACACTTCAGTCCCGGGGTAAAGGGGTGCAAGGATGAAGATAATGCTCCAATGGGTTTTGGGTTTCGCCCTGCCTCCTCTGAG AACCATGAGAAACAAACAAACCCAGGCAGTCTTGAGGACCTTTCCCAAGATGAACCCGACAGGGCTGTGGTGTCGGAACCAATAAGCATTCAAAGGAAGTCGCCACTAATCCGCAATCGCAAGGCTGGATCTATGGAG GTTCTTTCAGAGAGCAACACATCTTCCCGCGGAGCCGCCTTTCGTATCTTCCCATCGACTTCTCGCCAGTCCCCTGAGATCAAACCCAGCGGGCTAG GCGCCCAGTGTGCAGGGCTTTTCAGCGCCTCCTTCCCCAACCTGAGAGATCTTTCACGAGCTCCCCGCAAAAAGACCGCCTCTCACAGGAGTCTGTCTTCTCGAGGTG
- the ppip5k1b gene encoding inositol hexakisphosphate and diphosphoinositol-pentakisphosphate kinase 2 isoform X14 gives MSESKQVACDGGLPRFMIGCENDESKELDVIDMRDISRSYGEDEDEDQSMEPQIVVGICSMMKKSNSKPMTEILERLCKFEYITVVIFSEEVILNEPVEKWPLCDCLISFHSKGFPLDKAVSYAKLRNPLLINDLNMQYFIQDRRQVYRILQEEGIDLPRYAVLNRDPDRPEECNLVESEDHVEVNGEIFHKPFVEKPVCAEDHNVYIYYPTSAGGGSQRLFRKIGSRSSVYSPESTVRKTGSYIYEEFMPTDGTDVKVYTVGPDYAHAEARKSPALDGKVERDSEGKEIRYPVMLTAMEKLVARKVCLAFKQTVCGFDLLRANGHSFVCDVNGFSFVKNSMKYYDDCAKVLGNMVMRELAPQFHIPWSIPMEAEDIPIVPTTSGTMMELRCVIAVIRHGDRTPKQKMKMEVRNALFFDLFEKYGGYKTGKLKLKKPKQLQEVLDIARQLLAELVQHNDCEIEEKKSKLEQLKTVLEMESSLNHNQYGHFSGINRKVQLTYLANRQPKASSGEEDSQKEGPSLLLVLKWGGELTPAGRVQAEELGRAFRCMYPGGQGDYAGFPGCGLLRLHSTYRHDLKIYASDEGRVQMTAAAFAKGLLALEGELTPILVQMVKSANMNGLLDSDSDSLTDCQQRVKARLHEIMQKNRDFSEEDYHKLAPTGSPSLVNSMEVIVNPVSICDQVYTLIQSLTSQICKRLEDPKSANLQLYHSETLELMLQRWSKLERDFRMKNGRYDISKIPDIYDCVKYDTQHNSSLGLEDMLELFRLSRALANIIIPQEYGLTKAEKLDIASAYCLPLMKKIQLDLQRTHEDEAVNKLHPLYSRGVMSPGRHVRTRLYFTSESHVHSLLNIFRYGGLLDELKDEQWKQAMDYLSAVTELNYMTQIVIMLYEDNNKDPSSEERFHVELHFSPGVKGCKDEDNAPMGFGFRPASSENHEKQTNPGSLEDLSQDEPDRAVVSEPISIQRKSPLIRNRKAGSMEVLSESNTSSRGAAFRIFPSTSRQSPEIKPSGLELLSMPAVKRFSVSYARHPTNACLLVC, from the exons ATGTCGGAGTCAAAGCAAGTGGCATGCGATGGTGGACTTCCTCGGTTCATGATTGGCTGTGAGAACGATGAGAGCAAAGAACTAGATGTTATAGACATGAGAGACATCTCAAGGTCTTATGGGGAGGATGAAGACGAGGATCAG TCAATGGAGCCTCAGATAGTGGTGGGGATCTGCTCCATGATGAAGAAATCTAACTCCAAACCAATGACTGAAATCCTGGAGAGACTCTGTAAATTTGAGTACATAACCGTAGTGATTTTTTCTGAGGAGGTTATTCTCAATGAACCAGTGGAGAAGTGGCCGCTGTGTGATTGCCTCATTTCTTTCCATTCCAAAG GATTTCCCCTTGACAAAGCAGTGAGTTATGCCAAACTACGAAACCCCCTCCTCATCAATGACCTCAACATGCAGTATTTTATTCAGGACAG GAGGCAAGTGTACAGGATTCTTCAGGAGGAGGGCATCGACCTTCCACGCTATGCAGTGTTGAACCGGGACCCTGACAGACCAGAGG AGTGTAACTTAGTCGAGAGTGAGGACCACGTTGAAGTGAATGGGGAAATATTTCACAAACCCTTTGTGGAGAAGCCTGTCTGCGCAGAAGACCACAATGTGTACATCTATTATCCAACATCAGCTGGTGGAGGCAGTCAACGCCTGTTTAGAAAG ATCGGCAGTCGGAGTAGTGTGTACTCTCCTGAAAGCACCGTTCGAAAGACTGGCTCGTATATCTATGAGGAATTCATGCCCACAGATGGAACGGATgtaaag GTTTACACAGTAGGACCTGATTATGCCCACGCAGAGGCCCGTAAGTCTCCCGCTCTAGATGGAAAAGTGGAGCGCGATAGTGAAGGAAAAGAGATTCGGTATCCTGTGATGCTTACCGCGATGGAAAAACTTGTGGCCAGAAAAGTGTGTCTTGCATTTAAG CAAACAGTTTGTGGTTTTGATCTCCTTCGAGCAAACGGGCATTCGTTCGTTTGTGACGTCAATGGTTTCAGCTTTGTAAAGAACTCCATGAAATACTATGACGATTGTGCCAAAGTTTTGGG AAACATGGTGATGCGAGAGCTGGCTCCTCAGTTCCACATTCCCTGGTCTATCCCTATGGAAGCAGAGGACATCCCTATTGTCCCGACTACCTCAGGAACCAT GATGGAACTCCGTTGTGTTATTGCTGTAATTCGGCATGGTGATCGGACGCCCAAACAGAAGATGAAGATGGAGGTTCGAAATGCCTT GTTTTTTGATCTGTTTGAAAAGTATGGCGGCTATAAGACTGGAAAACTCAAACTAAAGAAACCAAAACAACTCCAG GAAGTGCTGGACATTGCCCGTCAGCTCCTGGCAGAACTCGTCCAGCACAACGACTGCGAGATTGAAGAAAAGAAATCCAAACTCGAGCAACTAAAGACCGTTCTGGAGAT GGAATCCAGCCTGAACCATAATCA gtATGGCCATTTTTCAGGGATCAACAGGAAGGTACAGCTGACCTACCTGGCAAACAGGCAACCCAAAGCATCCAGTGGGGAAGAAg ATTCTCAGAAAGAGGGTCCATCCTTGCTCCTGGTTTTAAAGTGGGGAGGAGAGCTGACACCAGCAGGTAGAGTTCAGGCTGAGGAGCTTGGACGAGCCTTCCGTTGCATGTACCCTGGTGGACAAG GAGACTATGCTGGATTCCCTGGCTGTGGCCTTCTGCGTTTACACAGCACTTACCGACACGACCTCAAAATTTACGCTTCCGATGAGGGTCGAGTGCAAATGACTGCTGCAGCATTCGCTAAG GGTCTGTTAGCACTGGAAGGGGAGTTGACTCCAATCCTCGTTCAGATGGTCAAGAGCGCCAACATGAACGGACTGCTGGACAGTGACAGCGATTCCCTCACCGACTGCCAGCAGAGAGTCAAAGCTCGATTACACGAGATCATGCAGAAGAACAGAGACTTCAGTGAGGAAGACTACCATAAG CTGGCTCCAACCGGCAGCCCGTCTCTGGTGAACTCCATGGAGGTGATTGTTAATCCGGTCAGCATTTGTGACCAGGTTTACACCCTGATTCAGAGTCTCACTTCTCAAATCTGCAAAAGGCTGGAAGACCCCAAATCTGCAA ACCTGCAGCTGTACCACAGTGAGACTCTAGAGCTCATGCTTCAACGGTGGTCCAAACTGGAGCGAGACTTCCGCATGAAAAACGGCCGCTATGACATCAGCAAGATCCCGGACATCTACGACTGCGTAAAGTACGACACCCAGCACAACAGCTCTCTGGGGTTAGAGGACATGTTGGAGCTCTTCCGCCTCTCGAGAGCTCTCGCCAACATCATCATCCCTCAG GAGTATGGATTAACTAAAGCCGAAAAGCTGGACATTGCTAGTGCCTACTGCCTGCCTCTGATGAAAAAGATTCAACTGGATCTTCAAAGGACACATGAAGATGAAGCCGTCAACAAGCTCCACCCACT GTACTCGCGAGGAGTGATGTCACCGGGTCGGCATGTTCGGACCCGGCTTTATTTCACCAGTGAGAGCCACGTGCACTCCCTGCTTAATATCTTCCGCTATGGCGGCCTGTTAGAC GAGCTGAAAGATGAACAGTGGAAACAGGCTATGGACTACCTCAGTGCTGTAACTGAACTCAACTATATGACACAGATTGTTATAATGCTGTACGAGGATAATAACAAG GACCCTTCCTCGGAGGAACGCTTCCATGTAGAGTTACACTTCAGTCCCGGGGTAAAGGGGTGCAAGGATGAAGATAATGCTCCAATGGGTTTTGGGTTTCGCCCTGCCTCCTCTGAG AACCATGAGAAACAAACAAACCCAGGCAGTCTTGAGGACCTTTCCCAAGATGAACCCGACAGGGCTGTGGTGTCGGAACCAATAAGCATTCAAAGGAAGTCGCCACTAATCCGCAATCGCAAGGCTGGATCTATGGAG GTTCTTTCAGAGAGCAACACATCTTCCCGCGGAGCCGCCTTTCGTATCTTCCCATCGACTTCTCGCCAGTCCCCTGAGATCAAACCCAGCGGGCTAG
- the ppip5k1b gene encoding inositol hexakisphosphate and diphosphoinositol-pentakisphosphate kinase 1 isoform X12 — protein MSESKQVACDGGLPRFMIGCENDESKELDVIDMRDISRSYGEDEDEDQSMEPQIVVGICSMMKKSNSKPMTEILERLCKFEYITVVIFSEEVILNEPVEKWPLCDCLISFHSKGFPLDKAVSYAKLRNPLLINDLNMQYFIQDRRQVYRILQEEGIDLPRYAVLNRDPDRPEECNLVESEDHVEVNGEIFHKPFVEKPVCAEDHNVYIYYPTSAGGGSQRLFRKIGSRSSVYSPESTVRKTGSYIYEEFMPTDGTDVKVYTVGPDYAHAEARKSPALDGKVERDSEGKEIRYPVMLTAMEKLVARKVCLAFKQTVCGFDLLRANGHSFVCDVNGFSFVKNSMKYYDDCAKVLGNMVMRELAPQFHIPWSIPMEAEDIPIVPTTSGTMMELRCVIAVIRHGDRTPKQKMKMEVRNALFFDLFEKYGGYKTGKLKLKKPKQLQEVLDIARQLLAELVQHNDCEIEEKKSKLEQLKTVLEMESSLNHNQYGHFSGINRKVQLTYLANRQPKASSGEEDSQKEGPSLLLVLKWGGELTPAGRVQAEELGRAFRCMYPGGQGDYAGFPGCGLLRLHSTYRHDLKIYASDEGRVQMTAAAFAKGLLALEGELTPILVQMVKSANMNGLLDSDSDSLTDCQQRVKARLHEIMQKNRDFSEEDYHKLAPTGSPSLVNSMEVIVNPVSICDQVYTLIQSLTSQICKRLEDPKSANLQLYHSETLELMLQRWSKLERDFRMKNGRYDISKIPDIYDCVKYDTQHNSSLGLEDMLELFRLSRALANIIIPQEYGLTKAEKLDIASAYCLPLMKKIQLDLQRTHEDEAVNKLHPLYSRGVMSPGRHVRTRLYFTSESHVHSLLNIFRYGGLLDELKDEQWKQAMDYLSAVTELNYMTQIVIMLYEDNNKDPSSEERFHVELHFSPGVKGCKDEDNAPMGFGFRPASSENHEKQTNPGSLEDLSQDEPDRAVVSEPISIQRKSPLIRNRKAGSMEVLSESNTSSRGAAFRIFPSTSRQSPEIKPSGLGAQCAGLFSASFPNLRDLSRAPRKKTASHRSLSSRGELLSMPAVKRFSVSYARHPTNACLLVC, from the exons ATGTCGGAGTCAAAGCAAGTGGCATGCGATGGTGGACTTCCTCGGTTCATGATTGGCTGTGAGAACGATGAGAGCAAAGAACTAGATGTTATAGACATGAGAGACATCTCAAGGTCTTATGGGGAGGATGAAGACGAGGATCAG TCAATGGAGCCTCAGATAGTGGTGGGGATCTGCTCCATGATGAAGAAATCTAACTCCAAACCAATGACTGAAATCCTGGAGAGACTCTGTAAATTTGAGTACATAACCGTAGTGATTTTTTCTGAGGAGGTTATTCTCAATGAACCAGTGGAGAAGTGGCCGCTGTGTGATTGCCTCATTTCTTTCCATTCCAAAG GATTTCCCCTTGACAAAGCAGTGAGTTATGCCAAACTACGAAACCCCCTCCTCATCAATGACCTCAACATGCAGTATTTTATTCAGGACAG GAGGCAAGTGTACAGGATTCTTCAGGAGGAGGGCATCGACCTTCCACGCTATGCAGTGTTGAACCGGGACCCTGACAGACCAGAGG AGTGTAACTTAGTCGAGAGTGAGGACCACGTTGAAGTGAATGGGGAAATATTTCACAAACCCTTTGTGGAGAAGCCTGTCTGCGCAGAAGACCACAATGTGTACATCTATTATCCAACATCAGCTGGTGGAGGCAGTCAACGCCTGTTTAGAAAG ATCGGCAGTCGGAGTAGTGTGTACTCTCCTGAAAGCACCGTTCGAAAGACTGGCTCGTATATCTATGAGGAATTCATGCCCACAGATGGAACGGATgtaaag GTTTACACAGTAGGACCTGATTATGCCCACGCAGAGGCCCGTAAGTCTCCCGCTCTAGATGGAAAAGTGGAGCGCGATAGTGAAGGAAAAGAGATTCGGTATCCTGTGATGCTTACCGCGATGGAAAAACTTGTGGCCAGAAAAGTGTGTCTTGCATTTAAG CAAACAGTTTGTGGTTTTGATCTCCTTCGAGCAAACGGGCATTCGTTCGTTTGTGACGTCAATGGTTTCAGCTTTGTAAAGAACTCCATGAAATACTATGACGATTGTGCCAAAGTTTTGGG AAACATGGTGATGCGAGAGCTGGCTCCTCAGTTCCACATTCCCTGGTCTATCCCTATGGAAGCAGAGGACATCCCTATTGTCCCGACTACCTCAGGAACCAT GATGGAACTCCGTTGTGTTATTGCTGTAATTCGGCATGGTGATCGGACGCCCAAACAGAAGATGAAGATGGAGGTTCGAAATGCCTT GTTTTTTGATCTGTTTGAAAAGTATGGCGGCTATAAGACTGGAAAACTCAAACTAAAGAAACCAAAACAACTCCAG GAAGTGCTGGACATTGCCCGTCAGCTCCTGGCAGAACTCGTCCAGCACAACGACTGCGAGATTGAAGAAAAGAAATCCAAACTCGAGCAACTAAAGACCGTTCTGGAGAT GGAATCCAGCCTGAACCATAATCA gtATGGCCATTTTTCAGGGATCAACAGGAAGGTACAGCTGACCTACCTGGCAAACAGGCAACCCAAAGCATCCAGTGGGGAAGAAg ATTCTCAGAAAGAGGGTCCATCCTTGCTCCTGGTTTTAAAGTGGGGAGGAGAGCTGACACCAGCAGGTAGAGTTCAGGCTGAGGAGCTTGGACGAGCCTTCCGTTGCATGTACCCTGGTGGACAAG GAGACTATGCTGGATTCCCTGGCTGTGGCCTTCTGCGTTTACACAGCACTTACCGACACGACCTCAAAATTTACGCTTCCGATGAGGGTCGAGTGCAAATGACTGCTGCAGCATTCGCTAAG GGTCTGTTAGCACTGGAAGGGGAGTTGACTCCAATCCTCGTTCAGATGGTCAAGAGCGCCAACATGAACGGACTGCTGGACAGTGACAGCGATTCCCTCACCGACTGCCAGCAGAGAGTCAAAGCTCGATTACACGAGATCATGCAGAAGAACAGAGACTTCAGTGAGGAAGACTACCATAAG CTGGCTCCAACCGGCAGCCCGTCTCTGGTGAACTCCATGGAGGTGATTGTTAATCCGGTCAGCATTTGTGACCAGGTTTACACCCTGATTCAGAGTCTCACTTCTCAAATCTGCAAAAGGCTGGAAGACCCCAAATCTGCAA ACCTGCAGCTGTACCACAGTGAGACTCTAGAGCTCATGCTTCAACGGTGGTCCAAACTGGAGCGAGACTTCCGCATGAAAAACGGCCGCTATGACATCAGCAAGATCCCGGACATCTACGACTGCGTAAAGTACGACACCCAGCACAACAGCTCTCTGGGGTTAGAGGACATGTTGGAGCTCTTCCGCCTCTCGAGAGCTCTCGCCAACATCATCATCCCTCAG GAGTATGGATTAACTAAAGCCGAAAAGCTGGACATTGCTAGTGCCTACTGCCTGCCTCTGATGAAAAAGATTCAACTGGATCTTCAAAGGACACATGAAGATGAAGCCGTCAACAAGCTCCACCCACT GTACTCGCGAGGAGTGATGTCACCGGGTCGGCATGTTCGGACCCGGCTTTATTTCACCAGTGAGAGCCACGTGCACTCCCTGCTTAATATCTTCCGCTATGGCGGCCTGTTAGAC GAGCTGAAAGATGAACAGTGGAAACAGGCTATGGACTACCTCAGTGCTGTAACTGAACTCAACTATATGACACAGATTGTTATAATGCTGTACGAGGATAATAACAAG GACCCTTCCTCGGAGGAACGCTTCCATGTAGAGTTACACTTCAGTCCCGGGGTAAAGGGGTGCAAGGATGAAGATAATGCTCCAATGGGTTTTGGGTTTCGCCCTGCCTCCTCTGAG AACCATGAGAAACAAACAAACCCAGGCAGTCTTGAGGACCTTTCCCAAGATGAACCCGACAGGGCTGTGGTGTCGGAACCAATAAGCATTCAAAGGAAGTCGCCACTAATCCGCAATCGCAAGGCTGGATCTATGGAG GTTCTTTCAGAGAGCAACACATCTTCCCGCGGAGCCGCCTTTCGTATCTTCCCATCGACTTCTCGCCAGTCCCCTGAGATCAAACCCAGCGGGCTAG GCGCCCAGTGTGCAGGGCTTTTCAGCGCCTCCTTCCCCAACCTGAGAGATCTTTCACGAGCTCCCCGCAAAAAGACCGCCTCTCACAGGAGTCTGTCTTCTCGAGGTG